A part of Pirellulaceae bacterium genomic DNA contains:
- the cimA gene encoding citramalate synthase, translating into MKRTIAIYDTTLRDGAQGEGVSFSLQDKLNICQRLAEIGIDYVEGGYPLSNEKDVAFFENVRRLNLSQTVVSAFGMTRRRGFKAAEDPGMQAMLAAGTGACTIVGKTWDFQVTDVLGVDLDENLAMIGDSIEFLGRHAEILYDAEHFFDGFKANPGYSLRTLQAAAQAGAKWIVLCDTNGGTLPADVAQIVRTVLAELSKYSVQLGIHCHNDGDLATANSLAAVDAGCNQVQGTINGIGERCGNADLIPVMANLALKLQGYEVCGGRPLEHLTELSRFVYETANLQHRNNQPFVGQSAFAHKGGMHVHAVNKAAHSYEHLDPSLVGNQRRILVSELSGRSNIIALTTKHNIDSDRQLMDAILAEVVRRENSGYQYESAEASFDLLVQRVANTFKPHFQTVKYRVVAGDRDAPRHAAFAEAILKLRVGDQECFEAAEGHGPVNALDAALRKCLERFYPVLSDMYLVDYKVRVVNSEAGTAARIRVNIESSDGEHTWGTIGASENLIEASWLALIDAVEYKLALAEGELRHSTAPPSSRHSKVGSSGQAGL; encoded by the coding sequence ATGAAGCGCACGATCGCCATCTACGATACAACGCTCCGCGACGGAGCCCAGGGGGAAGGTGTCAGTTTTTCGCTCCAAGACAAGCTGAATATATGTCAACGTTTGGCGGAGATTGGCATCGACTACGTCGAAGGTGGTTACCCGCTGTCTAACGAGAAGGATGTTGCCTTTTTTGAGAATGTACGGCGGTTGAACTTGAGCCAGACTGTGGTGAGCGCATTCGGAATGACGCGACGTCGCGGTTTCAAGGCGGCCGAAGATCCAGGTATGCAGGCGATGTTAGCAGCCGGAACCGGGGCCTGTACGATCGTTGGCAAGACATGGGATTTCCAAGTTACCGACGTGCTGGGCGTTGACTTGGATGAGAATTTGGCGATGATCGGCGACAGCATCGAATTTCTGGGACGCCATGCTGAAATTTTGTACGATGCCGAACACTTCTTTGATGGCTTCAAAGCCAACCCCGGCTATTCGTTGAGAACGCTGCAAGCGGCAGCTCAGGCTGGTGCAAAGTGGATCGTGCTCTGCGATACCAATGGTGGAACGCTACCCGCGGACGTGGCGCAGATCGTTCGAACTGTGTTGGCCGAGCTGTCTAAGTACTCCGTGCAACTGGGAATCCATTGTCACAACGACGGTGACTTGGCGACCGCCAATTCGTTGGCGGCAGTAGACGCTGGCTGTAATCAGGTGCAGGGCACCATCAACGGAATTGGCGAACGCTGCGGTAATGCCGATCTGATTCCCGTCATGGCCAATTTAGCCCTCAAGTTGCAGGGCTATGAAGTCTGCGGCGGTCGGCCGTTGGAACACTTAACCGAGTTGTCGCGGTTTGTCTATGAAACTGCCAATCTGCAGCACCGTAATAATCAGCCGTTTGTGGGGCAAAGCGCCTTTGCGCATAAAGGTGGCATGCATGTGCATGCGGTCAATAAGGCGGCGCACTCATACGAGCACCTAGACCCCAGCCTCGTGGGCAATCAACGACGCATCTTGGTCAGCGAACTATCCGGGCGGTCGAACATCATAGCGTTGACCACCAAGCATAACATCGACTCCGATCGACAGTTAATGGACGCGATCTTGGCCGAAGTAGTACGGCGGGAGAATAGCGGCTATCAGTACGAAAGCGCTGAAGCTTCCTTTGACTTGTTGGTGCAGCGCGTCGCCAATACGTTTAAGCCGCATTTTCAGACTGTGAAATACCGTGTCGTGGCCGGTGATCGAGATGCCCCTAGACATGCGGCATTTGCCGAAGCAATTCTAAAGTTGCGAGTCGGCGATCAGGAATGCTTCGAGGCGGCCGAAGGCCATGGACCGGTCAACGCGCTGGACGCTGCCTTGCGCAAGTGTCTGGAACGCTTCTATCCAGTGCTTTCGGACATGTACTTGGTCGACTACAAGGTGCGTGTGGTTAACAGCGAAGCGGGAACGGCCGCTAGGATCCGCGTGAACATTGAAAGCTCCGATGGCGAACATACTTGGGGTACTATTGGCGCAAGTGAAAATCTAATCGAAGCCAGCTGGCTGGCGCTCATCGACGCTGTGGAATACAAGCTGGCGTTGGCGGAAGGAGAATTGCGACATTCCACCGCTCCGCCCAGTTCTAGGCATAGCAAGGTCGGATCGTCGGGCCAAGCTGGATTGTGA
- a CDS encoding Na/Pi cotransporter family protein produces MDTSTLVHLFCTLLGGLGLFLLGMKNMSDGMQAIAGESLRRLIGLVTNNRLMAAAVGTLSTCIVQSSSITTVLAVGFVNSGLMTLRQAVGVIMGANIGTTITGWILVLEIGKYGLPIIGIAVLLYLFSRADRWRYVGLAALGIGLVFFGLETMKEACAIVKTNPQFVEWFHQFHADSYLGVLKCVLIGCVLTAVVQSSSATLGITISLATQGLIDYQTAGALVLGENIGTTITALLASIGTTTAARRAAYFHSIFNVLGVLWISSIFAYYIRLIEYFVGIEPGQATLSSTEISSSIALTHSLFNIANTMLFLPFVPLIVKILESVAPNKEFKEKPKLTDLDIRYLDTPALAIERSRNEVLKMGDGCEKMLRWLEELQDQEVLDTQLENRLKHREQVFDSVQDEVSSFVTDLLAKALPHKVADEARRQLTMADEYESISDYFVGLDKFDRKLRKSGLRYTLGQREQLGQLNGMTLNYLKAVNSGVARNDPNVARDTDNTSKEIRSRIKQFRKQHLEDLSKGDIAPQISVAFLAALNAYARIRDHLENIAETVTG; encoded by the coding sequence ATGGATACTTCAACGCTAGTTCACCTATTCTGCACGTTGTTGGGCGGATTGGGGCTGTTTCTGCTGGGCATGAAAAACATGTCCGACGGCATGCAAGCTATTGCCGGCGAAAGCCTCCGGCGATTGATAGGGCTCGTGACTAACAATCGACTTATGGCCGCTGCAGTAGGTACATTGTCTACTTGTATTGTCCAGTCCAGCTCCATCACCACCGTTCTGGCAGTTGGGTTTGTCAATAGCGGCTTGATGACGCTACGGCAAGCAGTGGGCGTCATCATGGGCGCCAATATTGGAACTACGATTACCGGCTGGATCTTGGTACTGGAGATCGGCAAGTACGGACTGCCAATCATCGGGATAGCGGTGTTGTTGTATCTGTTTTCCAGGGCAGATCGCTGGAGGTACGTGGGACTGGCGGCCTTAGGAATCGGCTTGGTATTCTTCGGATTGGAGACCATGAAGGAGGCCTGCGCGATTGTTAAGACCAACCCGCAGTTCGTTGAGTGGTTCCACCAGTTTCATGCCGACAGCTATTTGGGCGTACTGAAATGCGTGTTGATCGGGTGTGTATTGACGGCCGTTGTGCAGTCCTCCTCGGCAACTTTGGGGATCACGATTTCATTGGCAACACAGGGTTTAATCGACTACCAGACTGCCGGTGCACTTGTGCTGGGCGAAAATATTGGCACAACGATTACGGCGCTGCTCGCCTCGATCGGCACAACCACTGCCGCTCGACGTGCCGCCTATTTTCACTCGATATTTAACGTGCTGGGAGTGTTGTGGATCTCGTCGATCTTTGCGTATTACATTCGGCTGATTGAATACTTCGTCGGTATCGAACCAGGCCAAGCGACTTTATCGTCGACCGAAATTAGCTCCTCAATCGCCCTGACGCACAGCTTGTTCAACATTGCCAATACGATGTTGTTTCTGCCGTTTGTTCCATTGATCGTGAAAATACTGGAGAGCGTCGCTCCCAACAAAGAATTCAAAGAAAAACCCAAATTGACGGACTTAGATATTCGCTACTTGGACACACCCGCACTGGCCATTGAACGTTCTCGGAATGAAGTACTGAAGATGGGCGACGGATGCGAAAAAATGCTTCGTTGGTTGGAGGAACTGCAGGATCAGGAGGTGCTGGATACGCAACTCGAAAACCGACTGAAACACCGTGAACAGGTATTCGATTCCGTTCAAGATGAAGTCTCCTCCTTCGTAACCGACCTGTTAGCCAAAGCCTTGCCGCACAAAGTGGCCGATGAGGCACGACGGCAACTGACGATGGCTGACGAATATGAGTCGATCAGTGACTACTTTGTAGGCCTGGATAAGTTTGATCGCAAGTTACGAAAATCCGGGTTGCGATACACCTTAGGTCAGCGCGAACAGCTTGGGCAATTGAACGGCATGACGCTCAACTACTTGAAGGCGGTAAATTCCGGAGTTGCCCGCAATGATCCGAATGTCGCTCGCGATACCGACAATACTTCCAAGGAAATCAGGTCACGCATCAAGCAGTTTCGCAAACAGCACCTGGAGGACCTATCCAAGGGTGACATCGCGCCTCAGATCAGCGTCGCTTTTCTGG